The following DNA comes from Arthrobacter sp. SLBN-83.
AGGTCTTGCCGGTGCCTGGCGCATCCTCGAACAGGACGTGGCCCTCGGCCAGCATCGCGGTGAAGGTCAGGCGGATGACGTGCTCCTTGCCCAACACCGCCTGCCCCACGTTGGCAACCAGCTTTTCGAATGTGTCGGCAAACCACTCGGCCTGCTCGATGGTCATGGTCATGAAGGTTGTTCTTCCTCTGGTTGTGGCTGGTTTGTCGTGTTGTTGTGAAAGACCGGGTTGCCGCGGTCTTAGTAGCTGGCCGGGCAGGAACCCATGCCGGCAGTTGAGCCGGTGATGGTGTCAGCCCTGATGAACCGGTACTGGTTGGTCCACCGGCTGCCGTTGCGTTCGTAGATGTAGTACCAGCGGCTTGAGCCCCATCCGTCGCGGTAGCACTCGAGTCCAAGGTTGGAGCCCTGAGGCATCATGTAGGACGTGCAGGTTCCGCTGGACCAGTGGTCTCCGCTGCCCTTGGCTTCCTCCAGGCAGCTGTTGACCCGGACCGTGACGTTCCACAGCTTGGGTCCCGGTGGCGGCGGCGCTGCGCCGCTGCTGGACGTATCGCTGCCGATGCGGCCCTGCTGTCCGCCGCTGATGGCGCGTACCTCCAGTTTGTGCGTCTCGGCGTATCCAACGCTCTTGGAGAAGCTGCGCTGTGTGGTGTCCTGCCATGCGCCGTTGTCCAGGCTGATCTGGTAGCCAGTCACTGCCCGGCCGTTGCCGTCCGGCTGGTTCCAGGTCCAGGAGACCGTCTTGTCGCCGACGCCGCTGCTCTTGCTGCCGTTGACATTCGGGGCGAAGGCCAAACCGTACGGGTTGACGGCGTTGGATGGAGCACTGGCGTCACCTGCGGAGGTGCTGCGGGAAGAGACCGCCCACACCACTACAGATGTTTGCGTGCCGTTGGCTGCCGCCACCACGCCACCGCCGGCAGGGATGGAGCCTGACCCACCTCCGGACGTCAGGCTGTAGCGATAGGTGATTTCGCTGGTCGCCGAGCCGTTGCGCTGGGCGTCCGTCAGTGGCGTGAACCGGACATCGATCTTGCCGCCGTTCCCGTTGGTATCCACCAGGGTGGCCGAGGGCGCTGCCACCGTTCCGGGTTTGCCCACCGCACGCGTTGCAGCCGACGGCGCGCTGGTGCCGCTGGTGCCCGCCTTGTTGGTGGCCGAAACGGTGAAGGTGTAGCTCGACTCCGAGTTGTCCACAGTGACGTTCTGGGACGTGCCGGCCACCTGCTGGCTGGCAATGGCGGCTCCGCCCCGGAGTGTGGTCAGCGTGTAACCGGAGACGGCGTCACCATTGTTATTCGGCGCCGACCACACCACTCGCAGCTGGCTTTGCGAACCCACGGGCGTGGCCTGTGCCACGCTTGGCGCTGCCGGTGTTGCGGGCACGCCGGCGGGAACTTCGGCAGCCGAATACGGGCTCCACTCAGACGGATCCTTGGCGTCGTTCCGGGCCAGGACCCGCACCTTGTAGGACACGCCGTTCTGGAGGCCCTTCCACACGTAATTGACCGACGTCAGCCCTTGAATCTGGGCGTTCTGGCCGGCAGGAGCCGGCGAGATTTCCAGGTCATAGGACTTCACGGGCGAGCCCTTGCTGGCCGGAGCGGTCCAGGCGACCGTCAACTGCTTGTCGCCGAACTTCAACGACGGCGCCAGGGGGGTGTCCGGCTTCACGTCGGGGCGGACATCGGCCGAGGCCGGGGAACGCTCGGACTCACCAAACTCGTTGGTGGCCGTCACCTGGAAGTGGTAGGTGGTGTTGTTGGTCAGGCCGTTCAGGGTGCAGGTGTTGGCGGGGCAGTCCTGCCGGAAGCCGCCCTCCCCGTACACGGTGTACTTGGTGATGGCTGAACCGCGGTCGGCGGGCGCGGACCAGTTGAGCAGTGCGGTTTGGTCCCCTACGCTCTGGGCCTGCGGCGTGGTGGGAGCCGTGGGCTTGTCCTTGACGGTGAGCCGGACCCGGGCCGTGGCGTGCCGGGAGCTGTCCTGTGTCTTGTCCTCCACCGTGTACGCAACCACCAGGGTTCCGGTGAAGCCCGGCGCCGGGGTAACGGTGATCGAATCACCGTTGACGCCCACGTTGCCGCTGCCGGTCTCGGTGTTCGCGGCAATGATCTTCAGCGGGGTTTCCGGGAACGGGTTGGCGTCGTTTGCCAGGACGTTGATGGTGACGGGCTTTCCTGCCGCAGCGTTCGGCTCGACGTCGTCGTTGGCCACGGGCTTGGGCCGGTTGGAGGCCGTCACGGCAAGCTGGTACGTCGCCGTGGCTTCAAGCCCGCGCGGGTCCGTCGCCTTGACCTGGACGGCAGCCCTGGTGCCGGTGGCGGTGGAATCCGCAGCCGAAACCTTCAACGTCTGGCCTTCGATGCGTGCGTTGAAGCCTCCCGGAGAGTCCCCTATCAGCTGGTACTTCATCTTCTCGACGTCGTCCTGGTCGGGGTCGGAAGTCAGCTTGCCCAGGTCGGTGCTGGCCGAGTCGCCCTTGGGAACATCCACGTTGGCGCCCAGCAGCTCCGGCGGGTTGTTCTTGTTGGGGTCCGGCAGCACTTTGGTCCTGATGCTGAGGGTGGACTTCAGGTCGGCAGGATCGTCAGGTCCTGAGCCGTCGGTCACTTCGAAGGTGAGCGATCCAGGGCCAACATAGTCGGCGCCGGCGGAGTATTTGAGCCCGGCACCGTCACGGATGATGGGGTCGCCGCCGTCGGCTCCGATGAGCTTGATCCTGTCCGCCTGGGTGATGCGGGGCGACCGGCCTTCGCGAACCTTGACCCATTCCTTCAGGTCGACGTCGACCGACTGCCCGGCCACCACTTCCAGGACCTCGTCCTTGGCCAGGGTGGGAATCTGTTGGCCCAGGCCGGGCACCCAGATGATGGCGGCGGACTGCTGGCCGTCCACGTCTTCGACGGTGTACGGGATGAGCTGCGGCTGTTCGGTGAGGTCCACCAGCACGTTGCCGTTGCCGCCCGGGCGGGCAGTGGTGGCCTCGGTGCTGATCTTCAGGTTTTCGCCTACACCGTCCGGGTCCTCGTCGTTCTTGAGGACCGGCACGTCAACGGCGGTCTTGCCCATGGCCTGGGCGGAGGTGACCCTGTCGTCGCGGGCGATCGGGGCCTTCAGGGGCACGTCATTGTCAACCACCAGGCGAATAGTGGCCTGGGCGGTGGCATCGCGGTCATCGGCAACTGTGTACCGGACGTTGACGGTGCCGGCCTCCTTAGGGGCCAGGAGGATGATGCGGCCGCTGTTCTTGCTCACGGTGGCCTGCAGGGCGGGATCTGCCTCGATGCCGTCGGTGAGGATGCGGATGCGGTCGCCGTCGGGATCGGTGTCGTTGGCAATGGCATCCACGGCGATCTGCCGGCCCGGGCGGACCCGGACTTCGTCGTCCACCGGGGTGGGCTTCTGGTTGATCTCGCCCCGGGGTGCAATACCAACCGTCACGGTGCCTGTATTGGCGGCGCCTTGGCGGTCCACTACTTTGTAGCGGAACGTGTCGGTTCCGGCACCGTCGCCGGCGGCCGTGAAATCGATGAAATTGCTGCCCACGGTGGCGGTGCCCATGGCAGGGGTGCTGTCGATGCCGGTCAGCTGCACGGAGTCGCCGTCGGGGTCGATGCCGTCCAAGGGAACGGGAATCCGGACGGTGCCGGCCGCCACCACGCGCGCGGTGAGGTTCCGCGGCTGCGGCCGGGAGTTCTCCGCGCCTTCGAGCGGCAAAATGTGGATGGTGACGGCGGCGGCGCTTTTCTGCCCCTGCGGGTCCACGGCGTTGTAGATGGCCCGGACTGTCTTGGGTTGGCTGCCCGCGATGAAACGCAGGGTGTTCTCGGAAACGAAGCTCTTGCCGTCGGCGGGATCAACCGCCTGCGGCAGGACGGGATCCACGCTCAGTTCCTGGCCCTGCGGGTGGGTGTCGTTGTCCAGGACGGGGATGGTGACTACGTCGTTGGCGCGCACATTCACTTCGTCCGGCTTGGGCTGCGGCGCTTCCACCACGGCCGGCGCAGGGACGGGTACCACGGAGACACTGCCGGTGGCGGACTTCTTGCCGTTCGACATGGTGTATTCGAACAGTATGGGGTCCTTGGTCCCCAGAATGTCGGTGATCCGGAGGACACTGTGGTTGATCACGCTGACGGATACGGTGGCGTTGTCCGGAAGCTTGACGGACTGCAGCACCAGGACTCCGCCAGAGGGGTCGGAGTCGTTCGCCAGCGGGTCCAGCAGCACGCTTCCGCCGGTGGGCATCAGGGCAACGTCGTGCACCGCCACCGGATCGCCGCCGTCGTTCCCGGACTCCACGTCCACGCGGATGAGTCCCTGGCTGCTTTGCGGCCCGTTGCTGGCGATGTAGGTCAGGTAGACCGGGCCGGGGGTGCTGCTGCGGAACGTGAAGGTGCCGCCGTCGGTCACGGGGCCGAGTTCGGCCGGCCCGTTGACTTCCACCTGCGCCAGTCGGAGGGCCCCTCCGTTGGGGTCGACGTCGTTCTTCAGGGGTGAGATCACCAGGTCCTGGCCCACGACGGCCGTGACGTGGTCGGCGTTGACCACCGGTGCCAGGGCTCCGGGCGGCTGGACGTTGACCACAACCTTGCCGGTAACCGTGGCGCGGCCGTCCCAGATGGTCACCTGGACATTCTTCTTGCCCGCCGTGGCGCCGGAGTCCTGGAAGGTGAGGAGCCCGTCGCGCCGGACCTTGACCTGGTCCTGGTCGTTGTCAGCCTTCGCGTCGAGCAGGACCAGGTCGTCGCCGTCGGGATCGATCCAGTCGGTAAGGATGTTCTGGCTGACCGTCTTTCCTTGTTCCACGAGCATGGTGGTGTCTTCGCCGCGCTTGAATTTGGGCGGCTTGTTTTCGTCCGGCCCCACGACCGTCAAAGTGACCTGGCCGGTGGCGGACAGGCCGCGGCCGTCGGAGGCACTGTAGTTAAAGGTCTCCGTGCCCGGCTTGGCATCGGCGGGGACGGTGATCTGGAAGGCCGTCCCGCCGTAGATGCTTTCGAGGGTGCCTGACTTGGGTCCGGCGTCCGCCGCCAAGGCAGCCGTCAGGACGTCACCGTCGGGGTCGGAGTCGTTGTCCAGGACGCTGAGGATGGTGGTGCGGCCAGGGCGGACACCAACGCCGTCCGGCTTGGTTTCCGGCGGCCGGTTGGGCTTGGTGCGGTCCGGGAGGACATTGATGGTGTTGTTGTCCGCGGATTCCTGGTCCTGGTCCTCGGACTGGTTCTTGGGCGGGACAACGTCGTCCCAGTTGTTGACCAGCTGCATGTTCTGGTTCACCAACCACACATTGCCGGAGTTCACATCGTTCAGGACCACCAGGTCCCGGTTCACCCGGAAAACATACGACGGCGACGCACTCGCCTTGGGCACGTCCACCTTCTTATCGTCCCCATCATTGGTGCAATCCCGCACATACTTATTCGCACCCGACCACGCCGCATGCACACACCCACCCAACTGCACCGGCGCAGCAGGAACACCCTCACCATCAAACGACACCGTCTTCGCAGTCCCGCCATCCAACGGCTGCTCCAACAACGCCTTCCGCGTCGCCACCGCCACAACATCACTGCCCGGCCCCGCCTGCTGCAGCTTCGCATCCCGCGCATTCTCCAACTGCAACCGCTTACCACCAGGCAAAAACAAATTCCCCGCCGCAGCATCCAACACCACCGGCCGGTCCCCCACCACCGTCATCTGCAAATCCCCGGCACCCTTAAGCCCATCCCAGGTACTGGACTCCGACGACGTCACCGCACCATCAGCATCCACCCCCGTCACCGTCACCACACCGGTCTTCGGATCCGCAGAATAAATCCGGTCATCAGCCCCAACAGACGACACAATCCCCGCCGAGCCGACCATCACCGGCTCCGAAGCCTCCTTATCAAAACCATTCACCGTGGACGGCGACACCGCCCACACCTTCCCCGACGCAGCATCCGTCACCGAAATCGTCCGGGCACCAAAACTCACATCAGCCGCCCCCGGCAACTGCTTATCCCCACCAAGACGCATATTCGCCGGCGACACCTGATTCAACGTCGAACCAGTCTCATCATCAACAAACACCTCACCGGCATGCTGCAACACATCAAACGTCGTCGACGCCGGCGTCACCGCCCCATCCAACACCCGCGACGGATAATTCAACCGCCCCACAGCATTCTTCGACTTCGACACCACCCACACGCCACCGTCATTCAACTCCACCTCAGTGGTCTTAAACCCCGGATACAACACAGCACCCGTCACCACCACAGCCACCACAGCACCAAACGCAGTACCGGTGACGAGTTTCCTGTGTCGCTTTTTCAGCCCAAGCTTCCCCAGCAGAGTTGTCACAGCGTTACTTTTCCCTCAGATTGTGTAGCCAGATGGCGGCCTGGTCGAAGGACAGGCAGCAGGCTTTCTTTCCCCGCGGCAAGCCTACCGAAGCCCTGCAACCCCCGCGATGGGGACAACTGCCCGCGGACTGCCGGAACTGCCTGTGTCAGCAATGCGGTGCTCCCAGCGATGCGGGGTCCGCAAGCGTGGTGTGGCCGGCGATGACGTATCGGCCCACGTTGCGTGCCGAACCGGATTCAACCCGCCACCAGCGGACAATGCCGTTGCCGGACCAGTTATCGCTCTGATCGATGTAGCACGCCACCATGATGCGGTCCTGGTCTGCCTTGTAGAACCACGGCGGGCTGTCGGCGTTGACGCCGTCACAGTCGAAGTAGGGACTTGGCCGGTAGTTGGACCCGCCCAGGGTGAACGTGCAGCTCCGGACGAAGTTGGGGTCGGAAGTCTTGATCCTGGTTTCCCAGAGCCCCTGCTTGCCCGCGTTGGCGCTGGCCGTGACCACTGCGCTGCCGGTGCCCATGGAGTTGAAGGTCTGGACGGCGATGGTGACGGTGTCCCCGAAGTTTGCCGTGTTGACCGTCCTGCTGCCGGAGGGGGCAACGCTCTCCCACCCGCCGTTGTTGATCCTGATCTTGGTCTGCGCCACATCGTTGGTGCTGGTGGACGGTGAGGACCAGTTGAGGGTGGCCGACTTCTGATTCACGGCCCCGTCCTGCCCGGACGCTGAGGGCGTGCCCGGGGATCCGTAGGGCGTGGTGGTGGCGGGTGCACTGCTGTCCGAGCTCGGCGCCACCGTGGAATTGGCGATCACGGTGATGCTGACCGCGGTGCCGTTGCTGAAGCCGCTGATGATCTGCCCGGGCGTGATGGGCCCGCGGGTACCGTTGCTGGCGTTGTACGTGTAGCTGACTTCGTTCTCGGCTGAGCCGTTGCGTTCGGCCGCCGTCAGCCTGCGGAAGTCCACCGTCACCGAGCGCCCGGCTCCGCCGGTGTTCGCCGGCGTGGCTGTAACTCCGGAGACCGGCGACAGCTTGCCGGTGGCACGGCGGGGTGCCGAGGGCGGGCTGGCCGCTCCCTTTCCGGCCTTGTTTTCCGCCTGCACCGTAAAGGTATAGGCGGCCTCGGAGTTGTTGGCGGTGAAGTTGGCCGTGCGGACGTTGCCCGGGACGGCCTGCGTCTGGTCCGCGGCGTTGCCGCCGCTCATGGTGACGTAGTAGGTGCTGATGGGGTCGCCGTTGGTAGTGGGTTCGGCCCAGGTGACCCGCAGCTGGTTCTGGGTGCCCACGGAGGATGCGACGGCGGATGACGGGGCGGCAGGTGCCGCCGGAACGCCGGCCGGGTTGTCTTCGGCAGAGTAGGTCCCCCAGTCGGACGGGCCAAGCTCGTTGACAGCCTGCGCGCGCACTTTGTACTTCACGCCGTTGGTGAGGCCGGTCCAGGTGTAGTTCAGCCCGGCTACCTCATTCTTAACCGCAACCCCGCTGGCCGGTGGCGGCGAAATCTCCAGGTTGTAGTGCTTCACCGGCGAGCCCTCGGTCTTCGCAGCGGGCCAGTTGACGGCCATGGTCTTGTCGCCGGCCTTGACCGTGGGCGCCTCCGGCGGGGACGGCTTTTCGTCAGGACGGATTTCGTTGGAGTGCGGGGAAGCCTGGGAGTCCCCCACCTCGTTGGTGGCCAGCACCGTGAAGACGTACTTCACATTGTTGGTGAGTCCGCTCAAGGTGCAGGTGGTGGTGGGGCACTTTTGTTCGAAGCCGTTGTTCGAACGGACGGTGTACCCGGTGATGGGGGCGCCGTTGTCCGACGGCGGAGCCCACTTGAGCACCGCAGTGCGGCTCCGGACGTCGGTGGCGCTGGGGGCCGAAGGCGCGTCGGGTTTGCCGCGGACTGTGAGCCGCAGGCGTCCGTCGACCTGGCGTGACAGGTCCCCCGTCTTGTCCCCCACGGTGTAGCGGACCACCATGACGCCCTTGTACCCGTCAGCCGGGGTAACGGTGATGCTGTCGCCTGCCACCGCCGGCTGCCCGGCCGCGGCTCCGGTCTCCACGGTGGCGCCAATGATCCGCAGGGGTGTGTCCGGGAACGGATTGAAGTCGTTGGCCAGGACGTTGACCTGTTCCGTCTTCCCGGCGTTGGCTTTGTCCACCACGTCATCATTGGCAACCGGCAGGGGCCTGTTGGAGGCAACGTGGCGGGCCGTGATGGTGGCCCCTACGGCGGCTGACCTGCCGTCGGTGACCTTCACCTGGATGTTTCCGGTGACGCCGATTCCAAGGGAACCGTCGGCAGTAATGGCGAGCGTGGCGCCGTCGACCTTTGCGGTGAACCCGGCGGGAAGCGTGCCGTCCAGTTCGAAGCGGAGGTTGTCCTTGTCCCGTTCGTCCACATCCTTGGCCAGCCCGGCCAGGTCAACGGTTGCCGTTTCGGCTTTCGGAACGTCCACGGAGGTGCCGCTGAAGGTGGGCGGGTGGTTGGCGTTGGGGTCGGGGATTACCTTGGTCATGATCACCAGCGTGGCTTTCAAGCCGTCGCCGTCTTCGG
Coding sequences within:
- a CDS encoding Ig-like domain-containing protein — translated: MTTLLGKLGLKKRHRKLVTGTAFGAVVAVVVTGAVLYPGFKTTEVELNDGGVWVVSKSKNAVGRLNYPSRVLDGAVTPASTTFDVLQHAGEVFVDDETGSTLNQVSPANMRLGGDKQLPGAADVSFGARTISVTDAASGKVWAVSPSTVNGFDKEASEPVMVGSAGIVSSVGADDRIYSADPKTGVVTVTGVDADGAVTSSESSTWDGLKGAGDLQMTVVGDRPVVLDAAAGNLFLPGGKRLQLENARDAKLQQAGPGSDVVAVATRKALLEQPLDGGTAKTVSFDGEGVPAAPVQLGGCVHAAWSGANKYVRDCTNDGDDKKVDVPKASASPSYVFRVNRDLVVLNDVNSGNVWLVNQNMQLVNNWDDVVPPKNQSEDQDQESADNNTINVLPDRTKPNRPPETKPDGVGVRPGRTTILSVLDNDSDPDGDVLTAALAADAGPKSGTLESIYGGTAFQITVPADAKPGTETFNYSASDGRGLSATGQVTLTVVGPDENKPPKFKRGEDTTMLVEQGKTVSQNILTDWIDPDGDDLVLLDAKADNDQDQVKVRRDGLLTFQDSGATAGKKNVQVTIWDGRATVTGKVVVNVQPPGALAPVVNADHVTAVVGQDLVISPLKNDVDPNGGALRLAQVEVNGPAELGPVTDGGTFTFRSSTPGPVYLTYIASNGPQSSQGLIRVDVESGNDGGDPVAVHDVALMPTGGSVLLDPLANDSDPSGGVLVLQSVKLPDNATVSVSVINHSVLRITDILGTKDPILFEYTMSNGKKSATGSVSVVPVPAPAVVEAPQPKPDEVNVRANDVVTIPVLDNDTHPQGQELSVDPVLPQAVDPADGKSFVSENTLRFIAGSQPKTVRAIYNAVDPQGQKSAAAVTIHILPLEGAENSRPQPRNLTARVVAAGTVRIPVPLDGIDPDGDSVQLTGIDSTPAMGTATVGSNFIDFTAAGDGAGTDTFRYKVVDRQGAANTGTVTVGIAPRGEINQKPTPVDDEVRVRPGRQIAVDAIANDTDPDGDRIRILTDGIEADPALQATVSKNSGRIILLAPKEAGTVNVRYTVADDRDATAQATIRLVVDNDVPLKAPIARDDRVTSAQAMGKTAVDVPVLKNDEDPDGVGENLKISTEATTARPGGNGNVLVDLTEQPQLIPYTVEDVDGQQSAAIIWVPGLGQQIPTLAKDEVLEVVAGQSVDVDLKEWVKVREGRSPRITQADRIKLIGADGGDPIIRDGAGLKYSAGADYVGPGSLTFEVTDGSGPDDPADLKSTLSIRTKVLPDPNKNNPPELLGANVDVPKGDSASTDLGKLTSDPDQDDVEKMKYQLIGDSPGGFNARIEGQTLKVSAADSTATGTRAAVQVKATDPRGLEATATYQLAVTASNRPKPVANDDVEPNAAAGKPVTINVLANDANPFPETPLKIIAANTETGSGNVGVNGDSITVTPAPGFTGTLVVAYTVEDKTQDSSRHATARVRLTVKDKPTAPTTPQAQSVGDQTALLNWSAPADRGSAITKYTVYGEGGFRQDCPANTCTLNGLTNNTTYHFQVTATNEFGESERSPASADVRPDVKPDTPLAPSLKFGDKQLTVAWTAPASKGSPVKSYDLEISPAPAGQNAQIQGLTSVNYVWKGLQNGVSYKVRVLARNDAKDPSEWSPYSAAEVPAGVPATPAAPSVAQATPVGSQSQLRVVWSAPNNNGDAVSGYTLTTLRGGAAIASQQVAGTSQNVTVDNSESSYTFTVSATNKAGTSGTSAPSAATRAVGKPGTVAAPSATLVDTNGNGGKIDVRFTPLTDAQRNGSATSEITYRYSLTSGGGSGSIPAGGGVVAAANGTQTSVVVWAVSSRSTSAGDASAPSNAVNPYGLAFAPNVNGSKSSGVGDKTVSWTWNQPDGNGRAVTGYQISLDNGAWQDTTQRSFSKSVGYAETHKLEVRAISGGQQGRIGSDTSSSGAAPPPPGPKLWNVTVRVNSCLEEAKGSGDHWSSGTCTSYMMPQGSNLGLECYRDGWGSSRWYYIYERNGSRWTNQYRFIRADTITGSTAGMGSCPASY
- a CDS encoding AAA family ATPase, with product MTMTIEQAEWFADTFEKLVANVGQAVLGKEHVIRLTFTAMLAEGHVLFEDAPGTGKTSLARALAATVQGSNNRIQFTPDLLPSDVTGVTVYDQKTQKFEFH